A stretch of Falco rusticolus isolate bFalRus1 chromosome 2, bFalRus1.pri, whole genome shotgun sequence DNA encodes these proteins:
- the KLHL34 gene encoding kelch-like protein 34, producing the protein MSYFLSYCKAHCTAVLAQYQSLRSEGFLCDILLKVKENEFPAHKSLLACSSDYFRAMFKSYTQESKASVIDLQVVSPTGFQNVLDFIYTSLLPLSFESLEDTLEAASYLQVTDAIGLCNQYLINNLALENCCFSANVARKFYLPNALAATEKYIVSNLWKLLDLDLSGLLELNFRSLLVVVQSPDLPMVKETRLLNLVLLWLKQDKTRLAHASSLLEHIRYGLIPVEELRKTYTQSEVPLSAGIKCLIIKAINYHTSVFKQPILQDKSTTLRNEKTRIVLLGGGTASEGLVTDMVAFDVYNHKWRALTQVRDRVQNHSVCVVGNFLYVLGGEVESGAPGDAKTKKILSVTNKVHRYDPRFNTWTQITGMLEKRCQFSCSVLGKDIFAIGGRGEDGSLHSSVEVYNISRDRWMKVKELPCKLHGHASAICKSTIYISGGKHSDPADTSKDVYSLSSLEGQWIKKAPMSIARFGHQMATIREAIFTFLGLYEPFSEIERYDPDQNQWTRLRPLIYDRFCYGLAVVEETALLIGGKKWQNSQEVPTQDVVGYDIDNDGWEEICKAPLPWCGLQCAVLQLSEGADEQDSDSQQKRLPDC; encoded by the coding sequence ATGAGCTACTTCCTGTCCTACTGCAAAGCGCACTGCACCGCTGTGCTCGCCCAGTACCAGAGCCTGAGATCAGAGGGCTTTCTGTGTGATATTTTGctgaaagtgaaggaaaacgAGTTTCCTGCACACAAGTCCTTGTTGGCATGCTCCAGTGACTATTTCCGAGCCATGTTCAAAAGTTATACCCAAGAGTCTAAAGCCAGTGTAATTGATCTGCAAGTTGTCTCACCCACTGGTTTCCAGAATGTCCtggattttatttatacttCTTTGTTGCCCCTTTCCTTTGAAAGCCTGGAAGATACCTTGGAAGCTGCAAGCTACTTGCAAGTGACTGATGCCATTGGCTTGTGCAATCAGTACTTGATTAACAACCTCGCCTtggaaaactgctgcttctccGCCAACGTGGCCAGGAAGTTCTACCTGCCGAATGCCTTAGCAGCAACCGAAAAATACATTGTCAGTAATCTCTGGAAGCTTCTGGACTTGGATTTGTCAGGACTGCTCGAGCTGAACTTCAGGTCTTTGCTAGTGGTGGTTCAATCACCAGATCTCCCTATGGTGAAAGAAACTCGCCTGTTGAATCTcgtgctgctgtggctgaagcAGGATAAAACCAGGCTGGCTCACGCTAGCAGCCTTTTAGAGCACATAAGATACGGCCTCATCCCAGTGGAAGAGTTGAGAAAAACCTACACACAGTCAGAAGTGCCCCTCTCTGCAGGTATTAAGTGCTTGATCATTAAAGCAATAAATTACCATAcatctgttttcaaacagcCTATCCTGCAAGACAAGTCCACCACGCTGAGGAATGAGAAAACTCGGATCGTTCTGCTGGGGGGAGGGACAGCAAGCGAGGGGCTCGTCACCGACATGGTGGCCTTTGACGTTTACAATCACAAATGGAGAGCTCTCACGCAGGTGCGGGACAGGGTGCAGAACCACAGCGTGTGCGTGGTGGGGAACTTCCTCTACGTCTTGGGTGGGGAGGTAGAAAGTGGTGCCCCGGGTGAtgctaaaaccaaaaagatCTTATCAGTTACAAACAAGGTCCATCGTTATGATCCCAGATTTAACACGTGGACCCAAATCACGGGCATGCTGGAAAAGAGGTGCCAGTTTTCTTGCAGTGTCCTGGGCAAGGATATCTTTGCCATTGGTGGAAGGGGTGAGGATGGGTCGCTGCATTCGTCTGTGGAAGTCTACAACATCAGCAGGGACAGATGGATGAAGGTCAAAGAATTGCCATGCAAGCTACATGGCCATGCCAGTGCCATTTGCAAGAGTACTATATACATCTCTGGTGGCAAGCACTCAGACCCAGCCGACACAAGCAAGGATGTATATTCTCTGAGCTCACTTGAAGGGCAGTGGATAAAAAAAGCCCCCATGAGCATTGCTCGGTTTGGGCATCAGATGGCAACCATCAGAGAAGCCATATTCACCTTTTTAGGATTATATGAACCATTCTCTGAAATAGAAAGATACGACCCTGATCAGAACCAATGGACTCGTTTAAGACCACTGATCTATGATCGATTTTGCTATGGCCTGGCAGTGGTAGAGGAAACAGCTCTTCTTATTGGgggaaagaaatggcaaaactCACAGGAAGTCCCCACGCAAGACGTGGTTGGCTACGACATTGACAACGATGGCTGGGAAGAGATTTGCAAAGCCCCCTTGCCTTGGTGTGGGCTGCagtgtgcagtgctgcagctctctgaAGGGGCTGATGAGCAGGACAGCGACAGCCAGCAGAAGAGGCTGCCGGACTGCTGA